agcctgtgtgtatgtatccTTGGTGTCATtgcaaaaattaaataaaatgaaatgtaaaaagatttaaaaaacgTTTCAACGTGCAAACGTCCAACCGTCCCAACCAGGGAACGCAATCCGATTGCCTTTTACGCACGGTGCCTCAAATTTTCTCATAGACTTCTTTATCAGTAGTTTTGCAATCATCGCAATACCATCTTTCTTGCATTCTATCCCAAAGTTCTGTAAACAAAATCGAGCTTTCAATACACAGGAGTTCTCAATGATGCCAATGAGCGCGATTGTGATTGAAGAGTGAGGTTCGCTGAACCAACTTCTTTTTATCTTGCTAGCTACTATTTTTATacggtttgcggttttcaTATGAGAAAATCGTCCTCGCCTGCACAGTTCCTCTCGGATGCGAGGCTCACCGTCGTCctcaccgtcgttgtcgtcattaGACTAGCGTCTCATGGCGGGCAGATAGGCCGAGTACGAAGAGTACATGGAGTTCTGCTGAGCCCGCTGAATGGCACTCGGATCCTGGTACTGGGACTGCATGTTCATCATCTGCACGGCTGGACCGAGCTGCGCGGGGTTTTGTATGAATCCAGCCGCCGGACTGCCAATGtagccaccggtaccggtcgaTTGCGCAGCTGTCATGCGGTACCCATTCAGGGAACCATACGGTGACATCAGATTCGTACTGATCGCTACGTTCGGACTGACGCGACTGGACGTattggcggcagcggcagcggccatgTGTTGTATCTGGGCACTGGAAGCATTTCGACGCGCTGCACcggccgcagcagcggcagccgccgcATTTTGCGCTGCAATCGTCGGTGGTACGTTCATGTTGCTCGTATAGTATTTGTGATAATTAATGGTGGACATTTGAGCCGAGTGCATCGGTGGCGTAGAGATGTTGCGTGCCACGTTTTGTGCGACCATGTTATTGgcaccgggtccgggtcctCCTCCCGTTGGACCCCCACCCGCTGGCccgccggctgctgctccaccggGACCATGTGGATGTGGAGCGTGGTGagcggacggtggtggtgtgacgGGTGAATTACAGATATCAACGTTAGTGGTCAGTTGCTGTAGTTTCGAAAGACATGACAGAGatccttgttgctgctgctgttgcaactgACCGGCCCCAGCACCCTGGCATGACTGTGGCTCGAGGTGAGGGGTCGGAGTTGGAGTAGGCGTTGGTGCCGGCGTCGGAGCCTGTGGGATTGGTGTATGCGAACCGGAATGCGAGACActggattgttgctgctgttggacgTAGAAATTGTTGCCCGATGATACGGCACAGGACGACACGGGTGAGGCTCCCAACCGCTGATGCGGGCTATGCAGGCTGGCCGGTGTATGATTGTTCGACATCCGATGTTGTATCACGCTACCGTACGAGGTCGGTGACTGAGGATGGTATGGTGGTCCCTGCCCAGCTAGGCCAAGCTGTGGCCCAAGGTAACCACCGCCGCCCCCTGATgcagctgccgccgctgcaACTGCCGCTTGATGCATGTTCTGTGAATGTGCCTGGTGGTTCAGCGATTGCCCATACGATTgatgcatttgttgctgcagggccagctgctgctgttgctgctgttgttgctgctgctgctgctgctggttcatACTGGCTGCTTGCatggccgcctgctgctgctgctgttgctgttgatgctgttgatgatgaccaGGACTTACGATCGGTTGAATGACGTTACTTACGACTGGCGGTGTTGTGCGGCTTTGATGTCGCTGCTGTTGACTGCCACCTGGTGTTGGCGTGTTGCGAGATACCTTCGGAGTAGAGGATCTTTGCGATCCTGCTCCTCGACCACCACTGGCACCCGCATGTTgtatctgctgttgctgctgctgcgccaaaTGGGCAGGGTGTTGTTTGCCCCTGTTGCCAttgttgccaccaccgccaccagcaccggctcCAGCATTGTTAGCAATTATGGtcatctgttgctgttgctgctgctgtgctggatGCTGAGGACTTGTTTCCGGTACGTGCGTGTGCATACTCATATGCATCTGtgtttgatgttgctgttggtgctgttgctgctgctgctgctggtgtactgAACAGTCCGAGTAAGGTCCGACATGCTGTGATACGACACTCGGTGGTCTAATAGCGTCAGCTGAATTCTGTGACGTCATATCGCTCGAGATGCTGGCCGGCGATTCCAGGCCCAATTGACTGACGTCTATATCACACTGACCGTACTGATGCAGACTCTGGACCGAGTTACTGGTCGATTCTGGGGTATACACGCCGAGGGAATGGACATCATTTGGTGTTCCACCTGCGCCGCCGATTGCTGTTGTCTTCATATCAGCTGCCACCGTATTGCCACCGGTGGCACTGTTATCTGAATGGAGATCTGGATCGGTTGCTACCGGAAAGGCGCCTTTCATCAAATGAaggttctgctgttgctgaaccGTTCCACCATGGCATGCCGAGGGCTCGGTAGCGGTtgctccctgctgctgtttggtagCTGCCACCATGCACGAAGAATCATTGAGCTTGTTCGAAGAAGGATCATTCTTCTGACCCTTCTGGATCGatttgtgctgttgctgctgctgttgatgctgaggGTGTTGATGCggatgtgtttgttgttgctgatgctgctgttgttgttgatgttgctgttgtgcgtgttgatgttgctgatgttgctgatgctgatgatgctgagggTGATGTTGCTGTGGAGGATGTTGCTGTGGATGTTGCACTAATTGGCCCGGAGCCAAATGATGATACTGATTTGCAGTACTTATACCCTTTGAGCACATCAATCCAGCATCGTATGGTGAAGGACagagttgttgttgatgttgttgctgttgctgtaattgctgttgctgttgctgctgctgctgctgctgcacctgttgttgctgctgctgctgctgctgttgttgctgctgctgctgttgttgctgctgttgctgctgttgttgctgttgttgctgctgctgttgatgctgatgctgtgcggAATGCGATGCAAGATGATGCACTTCGGTTGGCGGATTGCTGACCTTGTACTTGCTGGTACCGTCGTCCGCACCGGTCGACGCGTTTGCAACGCTGGATGATTTCGATTTGCCATGTTTTGCGGTCGTCGTGCCATCCTTCCGATCGGCCTTCACGTTTGAACCACGCTCTTTCGTGTGATACGTTGGAGGAGTCGGCGTCGGAGCCTGAGCGACCTGCTGTTGATACTGTTGTTCCTGGTGCTGAAAGGTTGAGTAAAGGTTCGAAGGGAAGCTACCGTATGCCATGCTCGTAGCAAGATGTTCGAGATGGAACTTGTTCGGTGATTTCTGGTTGCCCGTGTCTAGGTGGGACAGGTTATACCCTTGGTGATAGTAAGGATCGATCTGCCAGTACTGTGACGTCGTATAGCTTGGCAGTTGATTAATGCTCGGGAACTGCGACGTTACCTTGTTCAGGTCAATCGTCGTTTTGGGATCGTGCATCGAAGCGGTAACTGTAGCTGCTGCCGAATGCTTAGATGCTGGCTGTTTGTCAGGGCGACAGGGAACATTGGTGGCTGTGTTCATGCCCATCAACGTATTACCATAGTCGCTACCGGAAGAGCTTGAGTTTGAACCTTTCGGTGTTCCAACCGCACCTCCCATTCCAGCGGTTCCGTGCATCATcataccgccaccaccaccactagctaTCGTGCTGCCCATGGTTCCCATCATGCTCGGCGGCATAGGACCACCATTAGTGTTAATCGCAGTGGCACCGCCACCTCCGTTACCATCCATCAATCCAATATTGCCTACTTTGGAGGAGGTCATGAGATACTGCTGGTCGGGAGCCACCTTGCAGTGGTTCATGGTATTGGTTGTCGTAGTTCCGCTCGCTAATTGAGGTCCTCCATTACCCCCGTATCCCGGTGCTGAGACTGATGCCGACGAGACATTCTTGATCGCCTCCCGTCGAGCAGTATCCGGTCGCTTGATCGAAGCATTCGACGAAGATGAAGTCATAGTAGCCACTGACGTTGATGGCGATACACCGTCATTCTTTGTAGCAGCTGCGACGTTGTTCGCTGCTGTCGACGAAGCCGATCGTTTCGACGACTGCTGTTGTTCGCTACTGGAGGACGAAGATCCTCGTCCGGTTTTGGTTACAGGCGGGGCACTTTCTTCGTGCTGGCTCATAGCACTATTGTTTGCAACTGTTGCACCGGCATGGGCGCTATTGTTCGTCCGCTCCTTGCCACGCTTTGTTGGAATGGTTTGCACCTCACCGTAGAGATTACTATTCAATGTGTCAGTCGACATGACGGATGCAGCACTGGTCACGACAGCCATCGAAGTTGAGGTAATCGCCGCACACCCGTTTCCGGCGGTAGCTCCTCCAGCTAGGGTTTGCGCTTTCACCGACTGCCGGCTTTCAGGCATACCGATCGATGAATCGTTTTTTGATACCTTAGACGTCGGATTACTCGAGCCACTGCTActgtttgttaatttttccTTCTTGGCGTCCACATTCACTTTACCAGTGTCCATGGCGGTGGAGACAGGAACCgaatgcgctgctgctgaaaggatGTACGGTTCCTTTGCATTCGTATCGTTCCCGGCAACGACACTCTCAATCACCTGCTGCATTTGAGATTGCTGCGTTGTCGGTTGTGCCGTTGCCGAGCTGCCAGAGGCAACATCATTTTGTTTAATCACCGACATAGGATCCGACACCGATTGATCGACCGCACTCGGCACCGGTGGAACCGTAGTCTGGAATGTATCCAACGCTGCTACCTTCGTCGTTGAACTGTTTGTGGCAATGCTGGGCGTCGTACCCGATTCGTTGGCACTTTCCATCGTTTTCATAAACTTCTTCTTATGCATCGCCATCTCATGCACTCCTCCGTTCGAGCTAGTGACGCTACTAGTACCGCCAGTACTAACCGATTGATGCACTGGTTGCTGTGACAGATACgacggttgttgctgcatcgTCTGTTGAATGATTCCCAGCTCACCGTTACTGCTTTTGGTTGAATGTTTTGAATCATTTGGAGTGACTGTAGCATCCGGTTCGACTGCAACGGCACCCGTACTCCCGTCTGCCTTCTGagcttcgtccttcgtcccACCAACCGTAGCTGCTGGCGTCGAAGATGGCACATCGACGATCACCTTCGGCCGACGATTGTCTTCtttgtgatggtgatgtttaTCGTAGTTCTCATTGCTCTTCAAAACGCTGACCGTGTTGTTGCTAGCCGTTCCTGTGCCACCAGGTATGCCGCTATCACTACCATCAGAAGACACAACGCTTCTCACAGTCCGTTCCTTACTTTCAGGCGTCGCCGCGGTCACACTCACAGTTTGATGCTCGGTTTGATTCAAGATTTCCGCGCTACCGGTATCCTTCGTAGGACCACTATCCAAGGATTTCTCGAACGGTGTATCATTTTCATCACACTGGCGTTTTATAGACTCACCACTAGATGCTTGATTGCGAACCGTGCTACTGGCTAGGCAGTTTTTTGATTCCGTTATCACCGAGATCTTCTCATTGATGCCAACTCCATTCACTAATGTTTCGCTGATGACACTGGTTGTAGAACCATGGACGTCGTTGCCGAGCGTCGTCTGATGGCCACTATCGGGTGTAACCATAGGCTTCTGGATCTCGACAGCACTCTGTGTTGACTGTGATTGGCTGGTGGTAGCAACGGTCGTTATCCCTGATGCATTATCCATCGTctgctgttgtttttcatCACGGTTCACAACGTTTGTGGTTGCCGTTGGCGGTGCTTGCAGAATGACGCTGTCCACCGTTTTGTCATTCTTACTGGGACTCGTTTTAATAATGTCTTCACTTCTATGAGTCTGTGGCACCagcgtttggttgtttgtggcTTCCGATGCAACCGATGTTCGACTTATAACAGAATGGCTGGTTTCCGGTGACGATCGTTTACGTGGTGGCGAGCGATCCGTTACCATACGCGATATCTCTCTCGATGATACTACGTTGCTATCATTTACCATCGAATCGCTATGGCTCTCAGCATGCAACAATGAATCAGATGCACATTCACTCGATGGTTCTCGATTCTCATCGTTCATCGGATTTATCGCAGCAACAGATTTACTGCCAGTTGCACTACTGTTCGTGTTAGGTGTAGCAGCATCGTGTGGTTTTGACCGTTTAGTAACAGCGCCGGTATCGCCTCGCTTGCCATCCGGGCTTACCGATTGGTCGCGAAGCCGTGCAGAGCTTTTGGATGCTGTTGTGGCATTAGCAGTGCCACTCGATGATTTGCTGGGTGATTTTTTCATAACTACAGCAGGGGTTGTAGCGATAGGGGCGGTGGTACCCATGGCGGCCGCAAGCGCAGGTCGTCgcatctcttcctcctcttcctcatcgtcCGCTTCGCCCGACGAACTTTCAGTCGCATCTCCAACCATACCAGCATGTGATGGTTTCTTGCTTGATCGTTTCTTATTACGCGCTGCAGCTGCGATTGTAGCAGGTCCTACTTTATGCCGTCCTTTGCCGATATTGTTAGCCGGAGGAGAGGCACAGACAGAGTGGGAGCTCCTTTTGccaggcgatgatgatggagatttcgatgaagcaacagcagccgcgaCGGAAGCTGCTGTGGATTGAGcagatgttgctgcttctATCCCCATCGCCatgtgttgttgcttctgtCTCAGCGTGCCTGTCGTTGAACCGCGAGAAGGTTTCACCTTatcctccaccatcaccagccctACAGGAGGTGCCGacgtcgaggaggaggaagacggTTCCGGCGTTTCGGCACGATTTGCCGGACTACTCGCACTTGCCAGTCGCTTCGAGTTGCGCATTCCGAGGGCACGTTTTCCCGCTACAACAGTGGGGCTATTACTGTCAACATCGGGCTTTAGCCTAGCGGACTCAGAAGCATCATAACGACTACactgctcctgttcctgctcaTCGATCACCATGTTGCCTGTAGTTTGCTGATCTACTGATCGGTTGTTGCCTCTGGGATGAACTCTCTTGTCCGTGCCTTCTTGCTCTGAATCCGAGAGGCGCAGGTTCATCCGTTTTCTTCGTAAAGCACTACTACGACCGGACACTGGTGAGGGCTCTTCTTTTGGTGTGTAACTACTGCTGGATTTGTCCTCCATGTTTTCATCCGAATCGAGCCGCCGTCGTTTCCGTAGTCGCTCGAAGGTGTTTCCCCCACCAGAACTCGTACGTTTGGTGATTGATTCCTTATCCGCACCACGTATCCGTTTGCGACCAGATGCTACAGATGATGCACCACGAACGTCAACCACATCAGCTGGCGATTCATCGCCATCAGAATTATCTTCTTCTAGCGGCGTTTTACTGCGTGTCGCATGACTCACGCTGGTGCTGACCGGTGCTGCTACGGTATCATCATGTGCGCTCACTGAGCTTCCGACGCCTTTCTCTCGTCGTTTTCGCTTCCCTAGTTCACGCTGTTGCTGGGGCGGGGCGGATGTGGCTTCCTGCTCATCTTCTGGAACCGTTACTAGGTGGCTTGTTTCGTGGTCTGATTCTTCCTGCTTAGTCGTAACATCTTCTTCATCCACCTTAGCGATTGTTTCTATTCCGCTGATATCGAACGCCCCGGCAGCTTCCAGCTCGGAATAGGATGCGCACGAGTTCAGGAACAGTGGCGTCCAGCGAAGGCACTCCTTCTCGATACGTAATCGCATCCTTGCGCGCACCATACGCTCGTGTTGCTTGTCCACCAGCCGCCAGTCGATGCAGATGAGAGGCTGGTACATCTTGAAGCCACCGCCACGGTCAATCTTGCGATACTTGATGAAGGAAAGCAGCTGGAGCGCAAGCACAATGTCCGGAATGACCATGCCCGTCTCTTGCGAAATCTGTTTCAGTGAAAACGCATTTCTGCCACCCTGTATGCCGGGCCGATGGTCCTGAAGGAAGTTCAAGACGGTCGACTTCCAGTACGCGTAGTATGATACTCGACCGAGATCGGACAGCGGCTTCTCCGGTGTGCCCGGTTGGCCCTCTTCCCGGCTCAAAAGATAGCTGAAGTCGATCAGGAAACGTCCATAGCCCTGGCGTTGATACTGTGGCATCGTCATGATGCACGATACATTGTACTTTTGCTGGCAGTGTTTCTCCTTCGAGAAGTAACCCACCAGATGGTAGCCCTTACGATCGTATCGCGTGAGCACGTAGAACAGGAACGGTTCCACATCGTAGTACAGCGTTTTATGGTCAAGGAACAGCTTCGCCAGGAGGCACAGGTTCTGGCAATAGATTTTGTTCGCATTGCCGTCCACCTcaaacaccgacacaccgTCGTGCCGGTAAATCTCCGTTCCCGGTGGATTACGCCACGAACACTTATCCTGATGTCGCTGCAGCACAGCCTTGCTTTTGGTGTACTTGAGACAGAATTCGCAGAGAAATAGCTTCGGTAGTCTGGAGTgacagaaggaaaagaatgtGCGTCAGCTGAGAGGTTCTTTGTTCGGTTTACGTTCGACAGGCTTACCGTGCGTACTCCTGGGGAAATGGGCTCGAGTACCAGGTCTCAATTTCGTACTTCCCGAACTCGATCGCTGCCGGGCAACGGTCCTGCGCTGCCATCAGCTTCGAAGGGGAATGCTGcaatatgctgctgttgctgttcgctgCCATCGcagcatgctgttgctgggtgtGATGACGATCGGGTGAAAAGTGTCTTGCCCTATTAGCATCGCCACTGCTACCGTGAGCTTTGCCTGACGATCGCGATACGCCTACTACGATCTTGGTCGACTGCTCTCGGACGTGTTTGTACAGCTCAACATCCTGTGGCGTCACACCATCCGGTAGAGTTTGTTTCTCTGAAGCGATAATGATAATTTGCGGATAAATAACAGTGCTAGCCCAAGAAGAGAGATCCACTCTCCATTTCTTTCTCTAGTACATACCCATTGCATCCTCGCTAGGGGAATCATAAGGATGCTTGTAAGGTACCGGTAAAGCTGTACTATCCGCACTTCCCCCCTTCGATTCGTTGTCTCCTGTGAGCAATCTGtcaaaaacggcaaacaagAAAACCGTCGTTACAATCATCCAATACCTCTTTTGCTTGCACGTAATTCCTACCTTTTGCGCTTCTTCTCACTAGTAATAGGCCGCATGACGCTAGACTTGCGATCACTGTCCTTTGAATGGCTTAGACAATCGGAGCATCTAGGGGtagaacacacagacagaacgTTTCGTGTTAGTGTCCGCTAGGCTCTAAGCCGTGTACGCTGTTACGGCTTACCTCCAGGgagctttcggttttttcgtGTCCATTAGTGGCGGGTTGAGGCAGGAAAGGTGAAAATATTTCTTGCAGCTCCAGCAGTCGAGCAGCCAGGAACCCTTGAGcgtttcatcttcatcctcgtcctGGCTCGTGTCACCGCACGCATCGCACGACTTGCACTCTTCACAGCTCCACACGTTGCCCTTCTCCACCAGGCGCGACAATCGAACGGCCGTTGGATGCCTCGATCCACCGGACGGACAGTGGCTGGTCGAGCAGCTGTCGTGCAATCCGACGCCACACCCGTTGCAGGTCGTCAACGGTTCTGAACTTTCATCGTCGGACCCATTACCGTCCCCCTCCTGGCACACAAAACATGCACTTCCGTCTACCGAACGCTAAAACAAGGAAGAGAATGATTAGATAGTTACCGTAAGTCCTGTGACCTATCAGTGGTCGTGTTTACTTCACTTACATCCAGCTGGTGCTTGGAGCCCCGTTTCTTCGGTGAGGTCGATTTGCGTTTGGTTTGTGGCTTGAAGATGGGTCCGGGTTTGTAGAGCCGGCCCTCCTGCAGCACCGTCTGCTCGCTGAGCGCTATGCGCAGCGAGTTGCGGATCACGCTGCGGTAATCGGTG
The sequence above is a segment of the Anopheles darlingi chromosome 2, idAnoDarlMG_H_01, whole genome shotgun sequence genome. Coding sequences within it:
- the LOC125950256 gene encoding uncharacterized protein LOC125950256; amino-acid sequence: MRGNPDDVSPQVWKDWILEAIKRIRFQKQRPSIQRICQAIGSHHKFHEDIVAEKLEQAVDAGAVIKVYNKGLHSYKAPTSAQRRIINVTNESNLSRLVAKAVRDLGEFDGSTQKSIENYVQQTNNLHITPDTDYRSVIRNSLRIALSEQTVLQEGRLYKPGPIFKPQTKRKSTSPKKRGSKHQLDRSVDGSACFVCQEGDGNGSDDESSEPLTTCNGCGVGLHDSCSTSHCPSGGSRHPTAVRLSRLVEKGNVWSCEECKSCDACGDTSQDEDEDETLKGSWLLDCWSCKKYFHLSCLNPPLMDTKKPKAPWRCSDCLSHSKDSDRKSSVMRPITSEKKRKRLLTGDNESKGGSADSTALPVPYKHPYDSPSEDAMEKQTLPDGVTPQDVELYKHVREQSTKIVVGVSRSSGKAHGSSGDANRARHFSPDRHHTQQQHAAMAANSNSSILQHSPSKLMAAQDRCPAAIEFGKYEIETWYSSPFPQEYARLPKLFLCEFCLKYTKSKAVLQRHQDKCSWRNPPGTEIYRHDGVSVFEVDGNANKIYCQNLCLLAKLFLDHKTLYYDVEPFLFYVLTRYDRKGYHLVGYFSKEKHCQQKYNVSCIMTMPQYQRQGYGRFLIDFSYLLSREEGQPGTPEKPLSDLGRVSYYAYWKSTVLNFLQDHRPGIQGGRNAFSLKQISQETGMVIPDIVLALQLLSFIKYRKIDRGGGFKMYQPLICIDWRLVDKQHERMVRARMRLRIEKECLRWTPLFLNSCASYSELEAAGAFDISGIETIAKVDEEDVTTKQEESDHETSHLVTVPEDEQEATSAPPQQQRELGKRKRREKGVGSSVSAHDDTVAAPVSTSVSHATRSKTPLEEDNSDGDESPADVVDVRGASSVASGRKRIRGADKESITKRTSSGGGNTFERLRKRRRLDSDENMEDKSSSSYTPKEEPSPVSGRSSALRRKRMNLRLSDSEQEGTDKRVHPRGNNRSVDQQTTGNMVIDEQEQEQCSRYDASESARLKPDVDSNSPTVVAGKRALGMRNSKRLASASSPANRAETPEPSSSSSTSAPPVGLVMVEDKVKPSRGSTTGTLRQKQQHMAMGIEAATSAQSTAASVAAAVASSKSPSSSPGKRSSHSVCASPPANNIGKGRHKVGPATIAAAARNKKRSSKKPSHAGMVGDATESSSGEADDEEEEEEMRRPALAAAMGTTAPIATTPAVVMKKSPSKSSSGTANATTASKSSARLRDQSVSPDGKRGDTGAVTKRSKPHDAATPNTNSSATGSKSVAAINPMNDENREPSSECASDSLLHAESHSDSMVNDSNVVSSREISRMVTDRSPPRKRSSPETSHSVISRTSVASEATNNQTLVPQTHRSEDIIKTSPSKNDKTVDSVILQAPPTATTNVVNRDEKQQQTMDNASGITTVATTSQSQSTQSAVEIQKPMVTPDSGHQTTLGNDVHGSTTSVISETLVNGVGINEKISVITESKNCLASSTVRNQASSGESIKRQCDENDTPFEKSLDSGPTKDTGSAEILNQTEHQTVSVTAATPESKERTVRSVVSSDGSDSGIPGGTGTASNNTVSVLKSNENYDKHHHHKEDNRRPKVIVDVPSSTPAATVGGTKDEAQKADGSTGAVAVEPDATVTPNDSKHSTKSSNGELGIIQQTMQQQPSYLSQQPVHQSVSTGGTSSVTSSNGGVHEMAMHKKKFMKTMESANESGTTPSIATNSSTTKVAALDTFQTTVPPVPSAVDQSVSDPMSVIKQNDVASGSSATAQPTTQQSQMQQVIESVVAGNDTNAKEPYILSAAAHSVPVSTAMDTGKVNVDAKKEKLTNSSSGSSNPTSKVSKNDSSIGMPESRQSVKAQTLAGGATAGNGCAAITSTSMAVVTSAASVMSTDTLNSNLYGEVQTIPTKRGKERTNNSAHAGATVANNSAMSQHEESAPPVTKTGRGSSSSSSEQQQSSKRSASSTAANNVAAATKNDGVSPSTSVATMTSSSSNASIKRPDTARREAIKNVSSASVSAPGYGGNGGPQLASGTTTTNTMNHCKVAPDQQYLMTSSKVGNIGLMDGNGGGGATAINTNGGPMPPSMMGTMGSTIASGGGGGMMMHGTAGMGGAVGTPKGSNSSSSGSDYGNTLMGMNTATNVPCRPDKQPASKHSAAATVTASMHDPKTTIDLNKVTSQFPSINQLPSYTTSQYWQIDPYYHQGYNLSHLDTGNQKSPNKFHLEHLATSMAYGSFPSNLYSTFQHQEQQYQQQVAQAPTPTPPTYHTKERGSNVKADRKDGTTTAKHGKSKSSSVANASTGADDGTSKYKVSNPPTEVHHLASHSAQHQHQQQQQQQQQQQQQQQQQQQQQQQQQQQQQQQVQQQQQQQQQQQLQQQQQHQQQLCPSPYDAGLMCSKGISTANQYHHLAPGQLVQHPQQHPPQQHHPQHHQHQQHQQHQHAQQQHQQQQQHQQQQTHPHQHPQHQQQQQQHKSIQKGQKNDPSSNKLNDSSCMVAATKQQQGATATEPSACHGGTVQQQQNLHLMKGAFPVATDPDLHSDNSATGGNTVAADMKTTAIGGAGGTPNDVHSLGVYTPESTSNSVQSLHQYGQCDIDVSQLGLESPASISSDMTSQNSADAIRPPSVVSQHVGPYSDCSVHQQQQQQQHQQQHQTQMHMSMHTHVPETSPQHPAQQQQQQQMTIIANNAGAGAGGGGGNNGNRGKQHPAHLAQQQQQQIQHAGASGGRGAGSQRSSTPKVSRNTPTPGGSQQQRHQSRTTPPVVSNVIQPIVSPGHHQQHQQQQQQQQAAMQAASMNQQQQQQQQQQQQQQLALQQQMHQSYGQSLNHQAHSQNMHQAAVAAAAAASGGGGGYLGPQLGLAGQGPPYHPQSPTSYGSVIQHRMSNNHTPASLHSPHQRLGASPVSSCAVSSGNNFYVQQQQQSSVSHSGSHTPIPQAPTPAPTPTPTPTPHLEPQSCQGAGAGQLQQQQQQGSLSCLSKLQQLTTNVDICNSPVTPPPSAHHAPHPHGPGGAAAGGPAGGGPTGGGPGPGANNMVAQNVARNISTPPMHSAQMSTINYHKYYTSNMNVPPTIAAQNAAAAAAAAGAARRNASSAQIQHMAAAAAANTSSRVSPNVAISTNLMSPYGSLNGYRMTAAQSTGTGGYIGSPAAGFIQNPAQLGPAVQMMNMQSQYQDPSAIQRAQQNSMYSSYSAYLPAMRR